A DNA window from Acinetobacter sp. 10FS3-1 contains the following coding sequences:
- the panD gene encoding aspartate 1-decarboxylase, which yields MLSRLLKCKIHRAFVTHAELHYEGSCAIDGVLMDLAGIREYEEIHVWNVTNGKRFTTYAIRGEDNSGIISVNGGAAHQADVGDIIIIATFGDFTEAEANAHKPRLVYANPDNTVNHTANCIPVQVA from the coding sequence ATGCTATCTCGTTTATTAAAATGCAAAATTCACCGCGCTTTTGTTACACATGCAGAATTACACTATGAAGGTTCATGTGCAATTGATGGCGTTTTAATGGATTTGGCTGGCATTCGTGAATATGAAGAAATTCATGTATGGAACGTGACCAATGGTAAACGCTTTACTACTTATGCAATTCGTGGTGAAGATAATTCCGGAATTATTTCGGTGAATGGTGGTGCAGCACATCAGGCCGATGTTGGCGATATCATCATTATTGCCACCTTTGGTGATTTTACCGAAGCTGAAGCCAATGCACATAAACCACGTCTGGTTTATGCAAATCCGGACAATACGGTAAATCACACTGCTAACTGTATTCCAGTACAAGTAGCGTGA
- the lolB gene encoding lipoprotein insertase outer membrane protein LolB: protein MRYWNSLGCSMFAATALFMTGCQHIVQPQAPTTGTVLEAENQFQLQGKIGVRTPQQSGSAFFTWVQQQEEFDIELTGILGVGRTQISGKPGQVTLNSAKTGLIQAESAEELLQRATGWQAPISHLVDWVQARPSTQAAQIQKDSAQRISQIIEDQWRVELSYNQQAKLPNRLILKHALENGGENRITMLIQNR from the coding sequence ATGCGCTATTGGAACTCTTTAGGCTGCAGCATGTTTGCAGCCACTGCCTTATTCATGACGGGCTGTCAGCACATTGTACAGCCTCAAGCACCGACCACCGGTACGGTACTGGAAGCAGAAAACCAGTTCCAGTTACAGGGGAAAATCGGCGTACGCACCCCACAGCAAAGTGGCAGTGCTTTTTTCACCTGGGTACAGCAGCAGGAAGAATTTGACATCGAACTGACTGGCATTTTAGGCGTAGGTCGAACCCAGATTTCAGGCAAACCCGGCCAAGTCACTTTAAATAGCGCAAAAACCGGACTGATTCAAGCGGAAAGCGCTGAGGAACTGCTGCAACGTGCAACTGGCTGGCAGGCACCCATAAGCCATCTGGTGGACTGGGTACAGGCGCGTCCTTCCACTCAGGCTGCTCAAATCCAGAAAGATAGTGCCCAGCGCATCAGCCAGATTATAGAAGATCAATGGAGGGTAGAGCTAAGCTATAACCAGCAGGCAAAACTGCCAAACCGCCTGATTTTAAAACACGCGCTTGAGAACGGTGGTGAAAACCGTATTACAATGCTGATTCAAAACCGTTAA
- a CDS encoding tetratricopeptide repeat protein has translation MRQTASRMNGPTIKQYSTTFLLVGSMVSTVHLHAAGTAYHANQNYDAIKQSMVAEFALAYHDIPTALHNYTVLAIKSNSTAVKERALNIALEHDDLSAALDISTHWVVQEPQDVPALFYLSHIALKAHEYELAAETLEKILHIDDSADLEEILAGISPEDSEDRAYLINALSKSSAKNNPSILVLIAGLEAQNGQLAQALETIGQALRKRPKTTGYILLKANLLDAMGDYNETLKWYEKSSRKHRNNLEVRLAEVKYRIKLNDSVTALKKLQDILKKWPTAEEALFIAGLTSIDLKEYEQAEKYLVELRYSAQYQNEAYYYLAVNAERKQHYETAKAYYRLVDGSLYIVSRRNIISIFAKQDKLHDALRFLTQERVNYPQHTSFLYLAQADILKRMDNKKAAIRLLEEASNNLPDDPELIYAQVLLLDPFADRNKLDKLLQALLKIEPHSPTYLNAYAYTLAMQNRRLEEARHYAELALEYAPEQASILDTYGYICYLQNDFAKASQVLAKAYTLNASLKIGIRYARALYMHGDLQQFHQVLQQLQQNHANAPELEQLNSLLLAPQ, from the coding sequence TTGCGTCAAACAGCTAGCCGTATGAACGGGCCTACAATTAAGCAATATTCTACCACATTCTTGCTGGTAGGGAGCATGGTTTCAACTGTGCATCTTCATGCAGCAGGAACAGCCTACCATGCAAATCAGAATTATGATGCCATAAAGCAAAGTATGGTGGCTGAGTTTGCGCTGGCCTATCATGATATTCCAACTGCCCTGCATAACTATACCGTGCTGGCGATTAAAAGTAATTCCACCGCTGTGAAAGAGCGCGCACTCAATATTGCCCTGGAACACGATGACCTATCTGCGGCACTGGACATTTCCACGCATTGGGTGGTTCAGGAACCGCAAGATGTGCCCGCATTGTTCTACTTGTCGCACATCGCCTTAAAAGCACATGAGTATGAGCTGGCCGCAGAAACGCTGGAGAAAATCCTGCACATTGATGACAGCGCAGATCTAGAAGAGATTCTGGCCGGAATTTCCCCTGAAGATTCTGAGGACCGGGCCTACCTGATCAATGCGCTCAGCAAAAGCAGTGCTAAAAATAACCCCTCGATTCTTGTTCTGATTGCCGGCCTTGAAGCCCAAAATGGCCAGCTGGCTCAAGCATTGGAAACCATTGGACAAGCACTCAGGAAAAGACCAAAAACAACCGGCTACATACTGCTCAAAGCCAACCTGCTGGATGCCATGGGCGATTATAACGAGACGCTAAAATGGTATGAAAAATCCAGCCGTAAACATCGTAACAACCTTGAGGTGCGACTGGCTGAAGTAAAATACCGCATCAAACTGAATGATTCTGTGACTGCCTTAAAAAAATTGCAGGATATTTTAAAGAAATGGCCGACTGCTGAAGAAGCCCTGTTTATTGCCGGTCTGACCAGTATTGATTTAAAAGAATATGAACAGGCTGAAAAATATCTGGTCGAGCTACGCTATTCGGCGCAGTATCAAAACGAAGCCTATTACTATCTGGCTGTGAATGCCGAACGTAAACAACATTATGAAACAGCAAAAGCCTATTATCGACTGGTAGATGGCAGCCTGTATATCGTCTCTCGGCGTAATATTATTTCCATCTTTGCCAAGCAGGACAAACTGCATGATGCTTTACGTTTCCTGACCCAGGAACGGGTAAATTATCCACAGCACACCAGTTTTCTGTATCTGGCCCAAGCCGACATCCTGAAGCGTATGGACAATAAAAAGGCTGCGATTCGTCTTCTGGAAGAAGCCAGTAACAACCTGCCGGATGACCCAGAACTGATCTATGCCCAAGTACTCTTGCTTGACCCTTTTGCAGACCGTAACAAGCTGGATAAACTGCTGCAAGCCCTGCTCAAAATTGAGCCGCATAGCCCAACCTATCTGAATGCTTATGCCTACACCCTCGCCATGCAAAATCGCCGCCTTGAAGAAGCGCGGCATTATGCAGAGCTGGCCCTGGAATATGCACCGGAACAGGCATCAATTCTGGATACTTATGGCTATATCTGCTATTTGCAAAATGACTTTGCTAAAGCCTCCCAGGTGCTGGCCAAAGCTTATACGCTAAATGCCAGTCTTAAGATCGGAATACGTTATGCACGTGCCTTATATATGCATGGAGATTTACAGCAATTTCATCAAGTGTTACAACAACTACAACAAAATCACGCAAATGCCCCCGAATTAGAACAACTTAATTCGCTATTGTTAGCACCACAATAA
- a CDS encoding GDYXXLXY domain-containing protein, whose translation MKKFLPLYLAILNIALFSGLILQHEWHLRNSQSMFVELMPVDPRSILQGDYMALSYQLHFGAAARQSSQRSFSNLRIDDFENQSQVLSYVQLDKQRRVITTSFDQRLLGGSAAFSKLVLKNPRNTFESLYPAANSFMFAEGLESCYRNAKFAELKVQENGEAVLVDLVDQQLNSLNCKTRKSWWQDS comes from the coding sequence ATGAAAAAGTTTCTTCCTCTTTATTTGGCCATTTTGAATATAGCCTTGTTTAGTGGGCTGATTTTGCAGCATGAATGGCATTTAAGAAATAGCCAGAGCATGTTTGTTGAATTGATGCCTGTAGATCCGCGCTCTATACTTCAGGGAGATTATATGGCCCTGAGCTATCAGCTGCATTTTGGTGCTGCAGCGAGGCAGAGTAGCCAGCGATCTTTTTCGAATCTTCGTATTGACGATTTTGAAAATCAGTCCCAGGTGCTAAGTTATGTGCAGCTGGATAAACAGCGCAGAGTGATCACGACCAGTTTTGATCAAAGGCTTCTTGGTGGGTCAGCAGCATTTAGCAAGCTTGTTTTGAAAAATCCCCGTAATACTTTTGAGAGTTTATATCCTGCTGCCAACAGTTTTATGTTCGCTGAAGGGCTGGAGTCCTGTTATCGAAATGCTAAATTTGCTGAATTAAAAGTACAGGAAAATGGTGAGGCCGTCCTAGTGGATCTGGTCGATCAGCAGCTTAACTCCTTGAATTGTAAAACTCGTAAAAGCTGGTGGCAGGACAGTTGA
- a CDS encoding ribose-phosphate pyrophosphokinase — protein sequence MPNLVVFSGTAHPQFAQKVVSHLHIPLGAASVGQFSDGEIAVEITENVRGKDVFIVQPTCAPTNDNLMEILVMADALRRASAGRITAVIPYFGYARQDRRPRSSRVPITAKVVADMLTTVGIDRVVMIDLHADQIQGFFDIPVDNIYGTPALLADLRQQSHNNLMVVSPDVGGVVRARAVAKQMGDIDLAIIDKRRQKANESQVMHLIGDVKDRDCVIVDDMVDTAGTLCKAADALKTFGARKVVAYATHPVLSGKAIENLKNSVIDELVVTDTIPLSEEAQNLGKIRQVSVASMVAETIRRINNEESISAMFDSYL from the coding sequence ATGCCCAATCTTGTCGTTTTTAGTGGAACTGCACATCCACAATTCGCTCAAAAAGTCGTAAGTCATTTACATATTCCTCTAGGCGCTGCCTCTGTAGGTCAGTTCTCTGATGGCGAAATCGCTGTTGAGATTACTGAAAATGTTCGTGGTAAAGACGTATTCATCGTACAACCTACTTGTGCCCCTACCAACGATAACCTGATGGAAATCCTGGTGATGGCTGATGCATTGCGTCGTGCAAGTGCTGGTCGTATTACTGCCGTGATCCCTTACTTCGGTTATGCCCGCCAAGACCGTCGTCCTCGTTCAAGCCGTGTACCAATTACTGCAAAAGTTGTTGCAGACATGTTGACTACCGTCGGTATTGACCGTGTGGTGATGATTGACCTGCATGCTGACCAGATTCAAGGTTTCTTCGATATTCCTGTCGACAACATCTATGGTACACCAGCATTGCTTGCTGACCTGCGCCAGCAGTCACATAATAACCTGATGGTTGTTTCTCCTGACGTTGGGGGTGTAGTCCGTGCACGTGCTGTTGCAAAACAGATGGGCGATATCGATCTTGCGATTATTGATAAACGTCGTCAAAAAGCGAATGAGTCACAAGTGATGCATTTGATTGGTGACGTGAAAGATCGCGACTGTGTCATTGTCGATGACATGGTCGATACGGCAGGTACCCTGTGTAAAGCAGCAGATGCACTGAAAACTTTCGGTGCACGCAAAGTTGTTGCCTATGCTACTCACCCTGTACTGTCTGGCAAAGCCATTGAAAACCTGAAAAACTCTGTAATTGACGAGCTGGTAGTCACTGACACCATCCCGCTTTCAGAAGAAGCTCAGAATCTGGGCAAAATCCGTCAGGTTTCGGTTGCAAGCATGGTTGCTGAAACGATCCGTCGTATCAACAACGAAGAATCTATTAGCGCAATGTTCGATTCTTATCTATAA
- the pth gene encoding aminoacyl-tRNA hydrolase, with protein MSSISLIVGLGNPGSEYAQTRHNAGFWFVERLADQYGISLKKDPKFNGISGRGNIEGQDVRLLMPTTFMNLSGKSVVPFAKFYNIAPESILIAHDELDMNPGIIRLKTGGGHGGHNGLRDIVPHIGANFHRLRIGIGHPGTKERVSGHVLSKAPSSEQGLMDDAIAHVLARTKILVNGEVQQAMNQINAYKPN; from the coding sequence GTGTCTAGTATTTCACTGATTGTCGGTTTGGGTAACCCAGGTTCTGAGTATGCCCAAACCCGCCATAATGCAGGCTTCTGGTTTGTAGAACGTCTTGCAGACCAATATGGCATTAGCCTTAAAAAAGACCCGAAATTTAATGGAATCAGCGGGCGTGGCAATATTGAAGGACAGGATGTTCGTCTTCTCATGCCTACAACCTTTATGAACCTTTCTGGTAAAAGTGTTGTTCCTTTCGCTAAATTCTATAATATCGCACCAGAATCGATCCTGATCGCCCACGATGAGCTGGATATGAATCCCGGCATCATTCGCCTAAAAACTGGCGGTGGCCATGGTGGACATAATGGTTTACGCGATATCGTGCCGCATATCGGTGCAAATTTCCATCGTTTACGTATTGGGATTGGTCATCCGGGCACTAAAGAACGGGTTTCTGGCCATGTTCTGAGTAAGGCACCAAGTAGTGAACAGGGTTTAATGGATGATGCTATTGCGCACGTACTGGCCCGTACCAAAATACTGGTTAACGGTGAAGTACAGCAAGCCATGAATCAAATTAATGCCTATAAACCGAACTGA
- a CDS encoding DNA primase, with protein sequence MAIPQHTIDQILDRTDIVDVIGQYVKLKKTGRTYSGCCPFHQEKSPSFHVYRDKQYFHCFGCQANGNAIRFLMDIGSRNFVEVMKELSSQTGIELPKDNKDSNRLKYKREAKPKPVTAPPVKITNLPANPAPEQAAYFDPFAEIQAPDPEFYTDDPFASFEQMPAIESQADGNLYDLLENIAQFYERQLPHSPNAQQYFKQRGLSHETVAYWRLGYAPEDWQHLEKAFPQDIQGLKLLGLIRTSDSGRDFDLLRDRVIFPIRDSKGRIVGFGGRALNNEIKPKYINSPDSEVFHKNQLLYGLYEGRKQKAQDWLMVEGYMDVIALQQAGIHGAVATLGTASNTEHLNILFKQNNRITIAFDGDAAGQKAARRTLEIALPLLNDGRELKFFVLPDDHDPDSLIRREGLENFRRLLDQAPLLSDFVFAHLTRNHDVATPEGKSQVMGELRQLTELLPKTGSFRYLLQQFFREKLGFSRKWQPKVNNDASLSFSTKIDAEEYVIAILMNHPYLYIHFEPLRALISPDQLLFKILNILNIIFDELPDDPELSIYYVLGACAAYHRELQHILQHANVSDYTSSPEQADKLAADFSIKLQYQCLQHKIRSKKFNSIAEMKNLKMQIYEIDKKRSMTLLED encoded by the coding sequence ATGGCCATTCCTCAGCATACGATTGATCAGATTCTCGATCGCACCGACATTGTCGATGTGATTGGTCAATACGTGAAATTAAAAAAGACTGGCCGTACCTATTCGGGCTGCTGCCCCTTCCATCAGGAAAAGTCACCTTCTTTCCACGTCTATCGCGACAAGCAGTATTTTCACTGTTTCGGCTGTCAGGCCAACGGAAATGCCATCCGCTTTTTGATGGATATTGGCAGCCGTAATTTCGTCGAGGTGATGAAAGAACTGTCCAGCCAGACCGGGATTGAACTGCCTAAAGACAATAAAGATTCCAACCGGCTGAAATACAAGCGTGAAGCCAAGCCCAAGCCAGTCACAGCACCGCCTGTAAAAATAACAAATCTACCCGCAAATCCTGCACCTGAACAAGCGGCTTATTTTGACCCTTTTGCTGAAATTCAGGCGCCAGACCCTGAGTTTTATACCGATGATCCATTTGCCTCTTTTGAGCAAATGCCAGCTATAGAAAGTCAGGCTGACGGCAATCTGTATGACTTACTGGAAAATATTGCACAGTTTTATGAACGCCAGTTACCTCACAGTCCCAATGCCCAGCAATATTTTAAACAGCGCGGTTTAAGTCATGAAACTGTGGCCTACTGGCGCTTAGGCTACGCACCTGAGGACTGGCAACATCTGGAAAAAGCCTTTCCACAGGATATTCAGGGACTCAAACTGCTGGGCCTGATTCGGACCAGTGACAGCGGCCGGGATTTCGACCTGCTGCGTGACCGCGTCATCTTTCCGATTCGTGACAGCAAAGGCCGGATCGTCGGTTTCGGTGGCCGTGCGCTAAATAATGAAATCAAACCCAAATATATCAACTCACCAGATTCAGAGGTTTTCCATAAAAACCAGCTGCTGTACGGTTTATACGAAGGCCGCAAGCAAAAAGCCCAAGACTGGCTAATGGTCGAAGGTTATATGGATGTGATTGCCTTACAGCAAGCCGGCATCCATGGCGCCGTGGCGACCCTGGGTACAGCCAGTAATACTGAACATCTGAACATCCTGTTTAAGCAGAATAATCGGATTACTATTGCCTTTGATGGTGATGCCGCCGGACAAAAAGCTGCACGGCGTACTCTGGAAATTGCCCTGCCGCTCTTAAATGATGGCCGTGAACTTAAGTTCTTTGTCCTGCCGGATGATCATGACCCAGACTCGTTAATTCGCCGTGAAGGACTGGAAAATTTCCGCCGTTTACTGGATCAGGCCCCGCTGCTTTCGGACTTCGTCTTTGCTCACCTGACCCGAAACCATGATGTGGCCACGCCCGAAGGCAAAAGTCAGGTCATGGGTGAACTGCGCCAGCTAACTGAACTGTTGCCCAAAACAGGCTCATTTCGCTATCTGCTGCAGCAGTTTTTCCGGGAGAAATTAGGCTTTAGCCGAAAGTGGCAACCCAAAGTCAATAATGACGCCTCTTTAAGCTTTAGTACCAAGATTGATGCTGAAGAATATGTCATTGCAATTTTAATGAATCACCCCTATCTGTATATTCATTTTGAGCCTTTGCGTGCCCTGATTTCGCCTGATCAGCTGCTGTTTAAAATTCTGAATATTCTGAATATTATTTTTGATGAATTACCGGATGATCCCGAGCTTTCGATTTATTATGTACTCGGGGCCTGTGCGGCCTATCATCGTGAATTGCAGCATATTCTGCAACATGCCAATGTCAGTGACTATACCTCCTCCCCGGAACAGGCGGACAAGCTGGCAGCTGACTTTTCAATCAAGTTGCAATATCAGTGCTTACAGCACAAGATCAGATCGAAAAAATTTAATAGTATTGCAGAAATGAAAAATCTCAAGATGCAGATTTATGAAATTGATAAAAAGCGCTCAATGACTCTGCTGGAAGATTAA
- the rplY gene encoding 50S ribosomal protein L25: protein MANFVLNAEAREVALQGKGSSRRLRNAAKVPAIIYGGAAEPVAITLELRELVKALENNAFFEEVIEVKVGDNVENVKIQALQRHPAKNTPMHADFKRA, encoded by the coding sequence ATGGCAAACTTCGTATTAAACGCAGAAGCACGTGAAGTAGCATTACAAGGGAAAGGTTCGAGCCGCCGCCTTCGCAATGCTGCTAAAGTACCTGCTATCATCTACGGTGGTGCTGCTGAGCCTGTAGCTATTACACTTGAACTTCGTGAGCTTGTTAAAGCTTTAGAAAACAACGCTTTTTTTGAAGAAGTGATTGAAGTTAAAGTAGGTGATAACGTTGAAAACGTGAAAATCCAAGCGTTACAGCGTCACCCAGCTAAAAACACACCAATGCACGCTGACTTCAAACGCGCATAA
- a CDS encoding outer membrane protein assembly factor BamD: MSLPHYKMTMLAITLGVASAMVGCSSNPKKEVVDKGPESSEQVYIQKAQKALDRNQYSDAAKQLEALETYFPTSQYAPQAQLELLYVKFQQKDFEGAVALAERFIRLNPQHPNVDYAYYVRGVANMEQNYNGLMRYTSLKQSHRDVSYLKLAYQNFVDFIRRHPSSSYAVDAAQRMQFIGQELAEHEMSAARFNLKRKAYLAAVERSLWVIEHYPKTPQIPEALATVAYGYDKLGDKATSQQYIEVLKLNYPNLVKANGEVNLRAARHEGSFLNRATLGIFGKGASTATDTTSQPAELEPPKRSWTNRISFGLLDRPESED, from the coding sequence ATGTCGCTACCACATTATAAAATGACAATGCTTGCAATTACGTTAGGCGTTGCATCGGCAATGGTAGGCTGTAGCAGTAATCCCAAAAAAGAAGTCGTGGACAAAGGTCCAGAGTCTAGCGAACAAGTTTATATTCAAAAAGCACAGAAAGCGCTAGATCGTAATCAATATAGTGATGCGGCAAAACAGCTTGAAGCACTGGAAACCTATTTTCCGACCAGCCAATACGCACCGCAGGCCCAGCTTGAGCTGCTCTATGTCAAATTCCAGCAAAAAGATTTTGAGGGTGCTGTCGCACTGGCTGAACGTTTTATCCGTCTAAACCCGCAGCACCCTAACGTAGACTATGCCTATTATGTGCGTGGTGTGGCCAATATGGAACAGAACTATAATGGCCTGATGCGTTATACCTCACTAAAACAGTCGCACCGTGATGTCAGTTATCTGAAACTGGCCTACCAGAACTTTGTCGATTTCATTCGCCGCCATCCATCCAGCAGTTATGCAGTAGATGCCGCGCAACGTATGCAGTTTATCGGTCAGGAACTGGCAGAGCATGAAATGAGTGCAGCGCGTTTCAACCTGAAACGTAAGGCGTATCTGGCTGCTGTAGAACGCTCATTGTGGGTGATCGAACACTATCCGAAAACACCTCAGATTCCGGAAGCTTTGGCCACAGTCGCCTATGGATATGACAAGCTGGGAGATAAAGCGACTTCCCAGCAGTATATTGAAGTTTTGAAGCTGAACTATCCGAATCTGGTGAAAGCCAATGGTGAGGTCAACCTGCGCGCAGCACGTCATGAAGGCAGCTTCCTGAACCGTGCGACTTTGGGTATCTTTGGTAAGGGCGCCAGCACGGCAACCGATACTACAAGCCAGCCAGCAGAACTTGAACCACCAAAACGCAGCTGGACCAACCGCATATCATTTGGCTTACTGGACCGTCCGGAGAGCGAAGACTAG
- the hemA gene encoding glutamyl-tRNA reductase yields MSFFALGVNHQTASVELREQIAFNPEKLSALLAAQSQHPELNDMVVVSTCNRTEVYAMSDNVDIVLNWLAQKNGVDVKQLQNHVYRYENAQAVTHLMRVASGLDSLMLGEPQILGQVKSALTLAKEAEIVSQDLNRIFEYAFYAAKRVRSETAVGSHAVSMGYAVAQLAIQVFSHPEKLTILVVAAGEMNSLVAKYLAEMGVGKIIICNRTQARAETLAQEIAHRVDVEIIDFDQLAAHLHRADVISSCTGSLHQVIPYADVKAALKKRRYQQMLLVDLAVPRDIDPKIEKLDGVYLYGVDDLQSVIDENLAQRRQAAVEAEVMVNQLATELMTQQKVNQAGSTIHAYREHGEVLRQEELQLATQRIAKGENAEKVLAEFSHRLTQKLLHPTSILLREAAKAEDPGVFELMRDNLHDVMDKRRKPKHEDLSLIDKTIDI; encoded by the coding sequence ATGTCTTTCTTTGCATTGGGTGTCAACCATCAAACTGCCTCTGTAGAGCTACGCGAACAGATAGCATTTAATCCTGAAAAATTAAGTGCCTTGCTCGCTGCACAGAGCCAACACCCTGAATTAAACGATATGGTGGTGGTCTCTACATGTAACCGGACCGAAGTTTACGCGATGTCGGACAATGTCGACATTGTGCTGAACTGGCTTGCCCAAAAAAATGGGGTTGATGTCAAACAACTGCAAAATCATGTCTATCGTTATGAAAATGCCCAAGCCGTTACACATTTGATGCGGGTAGCCAGCGGTCTGGACTCACTGATGCTCGGGGAACCTCAAATTCTGGGACAGGTTAAGTCTGCTTTAACGCTGGCCAAAGAAGCCGAAATTGTTTCTCAGGACTTAAACCGTATTTTTGAATATGCTTTCTATGCAGCCAAACGCGTACGTTCGGAAACTGCTGTAGGAAGTCATGCCGTTTCTATGGGTTATGCCGTTGCCCAACTGGCCATTCAGGTGTTTAGTCACCCTGAAAAGCTGACTATTCTGGTGGTTGCAGCAGGAGAGATGAACAGTCTGGTGGCCAAATACCTTGCGGAAATGGGGGTGGGTAAGATCATTATCTGTAACCGTACCCAGGCACGTGCTGAAACTCTGGCTCAGGAAATTGCCCATCGGGTTGATGTGGAAATTATCGACTTTGACCAGCTGGCGGCTCATCTGCATCGTGCTGATGTGATTTCCAGCTGTACTGGTAGTCTGCACCAGGTAATTCCTTATGCCGATGTCAAAGCCGCTTTAAAGAAACGCCGTTATCAGCAAATGTTATTGGTGGATCTGGCTGTACCGCGTGATATTGATCCGAAAATTGAAAAACTGGATGGGGTGTATCTCTACGGTGTAGATGATCTGCAAAGTGTGATTGATGAGAATCTGGCGCAGCGTCGTCAGGCAGCCGTTGAAGCAGAAGTGATGGTCAACCAGCTGGCTACTGAGCTGATGACCCAGCAAAAGGTCAATCAGGCCGGTAGTACCATTCATGCCTATCGCGAACATGGTGAAGTTCTGCGTCAGGAAGAGCTGCAACTTGCGACCCAGCGCATTGCCAAGGGAGAAAATGCAGAGAAAGTATTGGCCGAGTTTTCTCATCGTCTGACCCAGAAACTGCTGCATCCGACTTCGATTTTGTTACGTGAAGCCGCAAAAGCGGAAGATCCAGGCGTTTTTGAACTGATGCGTGATAACCTGCATGATGTGATGGATAAGCGCCGCAAGCCGAAGCATGAGGATTTATCCTTGATAGATAAGACTATAGATATTTAA
- the ispE gene encoding 4-(cytidine 5'-diphospho)-2-C-methyl-D-erythritol kinase has translation MIRVPSPAKLNLFLHITGRRPDGYHELQTIFQLINLYDWLEFEQSADDAIQIEGLASVDQEHNLIYRAVQMLRPHAKTPCGLSIHIEKNIPMGAGLGGGSSNAATTLIVVNQLWQCGLSTGQLAELGLKLGADVPIFVHGLNAWAEGIGEHLTFIDLDQKKFIVLKPDCFISTQQLFSQKMLTRDTKPSKFCAYQQTPSDFGNNFEPVARSLYPEVDAAMQYLDQFGVAKLTGTGACVFIEVTDELNIADILVNAPCKAYLVDSLQESPLRQFKVQ, from the coding sequence ATGATTCGTGTTCCCTCCCCTGCAAAGCTGAATTTGTTTTTACATATTACCGGTCGCCGGCCGGATGGTTATCATGAGCTGCAAACCATTTTCCAGCTGATTAACTTATATGACTGGCTGGAGTTTGAACAAAGCGCTGATGATGCGATTCAGATTGAGGGACTGGCTTCGGTCGATCAGGAACACAACCTGATTTATCGCGCCGTGCAGATGTTACGGCCCCATGCCAAGACTCCTTGTGGTTTAAGCATTCATATAGAAAAAAATATTCCAATGGGTGCAGGTCTTGGCGGCGGCTCTTCCAATGCAGCCACAACGCTGATTGTGGTCAACCAGCTCTGGCAATGTGGCCTTAGCACCGGGCAACTTGCCGAACTTGGGCTAAAGCTCGGGGCAGATGTTCCCATTTTTGTGCATGGTCTGAATGCTTGGGCCGAAGGCATTGGTGAACACTTAACATTCATAGACTTAGATCAAAAAAAATTCATTGTATTAAAACCTGACTGTTTTATCAGCACTCAACAGCTTTTTTCACAAAAAATGTTGACAAGAGACACGAAGCCATCTAAATTTTGCGCCTATCAGCAAACACCATCTGATTTTGGAAATAACTTTGAGCCAGTAGCGAGAAGCCTATATCCGGAAGTCGATGCAGCCATGCAATATCTTGACCAGTTCGGAGTTGCAAAGTTGACAGGTACAGGTGCCTGCGTGTTTATTGAGGTAACTGATGAATTGAATATCGCGGATATTCTGGTAAATGCGCCATGTAAAGCTTACCTGGTGGACAGTTTACAAGAATCCCCTTTACGTCAATTCAAAGTTCAATAG